The following proteins are encoded in a genomic region of Gossypium hirsutum isolate 1008001.06 chromosome D05, Gossypium_hirsutum_v2.1, whole genome shotgun sequence:
- the LOC121216957 gene encoding LOW QUALITY PROTEIN: GDSL esterase/lipase At2g27360-like (The sequence of the model RefSeq protein was modified relative to this genomic sequence to represent the inferred CDS: inserted 1 base in 1 codon) yields MLSMATCSSCWVLKQYLIVGFLFVIIISSIQPVNGCFTSIFSFGDSLTDTGNLLEISLLESNKLPPSAFPPNGRTFFHHPSGRRCDGRLVIDFLAEALGIPFLRPSYTTKVGRLQKFQKGMNFAVAGATALNSSFLQENGIHNRSTNISLGDELNSFKHLLPSLCSSSADCKKLLRNSLIVMGVIGGNDYNHAFREKNNEAARKFVPLVVHTIASAIHELIELGAVTFLVPGNFPIGCSPDLLTNYQGSNKDKYDPLTGCLTWLNQFSQHHNELLRTELEKLRNRHPDINIVYADYYNIAMRFYHSPKQFGFKETLKACCGIGGLYNYNSSRSCGYPPLKSSCNDPSSYISWXGIHYTEAANKWLANVVFEDLMKSTTCVPY; encoded by the exons ATGCTCTCAATGGCTACTTGTTCATCATGTTGGGTGTTGAAACAATATTTGATTGTTGGCTTTCTCTTCGTCATAATAATTAGCAGTATTCAACCGGTGAATGGATGTTTCACATCGATTTTCAGCTTCGGTGATTCCTTAACGGATACCGGTAACTTGCTTGAGATTTCACTATTGGAATCCAACAAGCTTCCGCCATCGGCTTTTCCTCCGAATGGTCGGACTTTCTTTCATCATCCAAGCGGGCGACGTTGCGATGGCCGCTTGGTTATCGATTTCCTTG CTGAAGCTTTGGGGATTCCCTTTTTACGGCCATCTTACACAACTAAAGTAGGGAGATTACAGAAGTTCCAAAAGGGAATGAATTTTGCAGTGGCGGGTGCGACTGCACTGAATTCATCGTTTCTCCAAGAAAATGGAATCCATAATCGCTCCACCAACATTTCTTTGGGAGATGAATTGAATTCCTTCAAACATTTATTGCCATCTCTTTGCTCATCTTCTGCAG ATTGCAAAAAGCTCCTCCGGAATTCCTTGATTGTGATGGGAGTGATTGGGGGAAATGATTACAATCATGCATTCAGGGAAAAAAACAATGAAGCAGCTCGAAAATTTGTTCCTCTTGTTGTTCATACTATAGCATCAGCAATCCAT GAGTTGATTGAGTTAGGTGCAGTGACATTTTTGGTCCCTGGAAACTTCCCAATTGGATGCTCCCCAGATTTATTGACAAATTATCAGGGCTCAAACAAGGATAAATATGATCCTTTAACTGGTTGTCTAACATGGTTGAACCAGTTCTCTCAACACCACAACGAATTGCTTCGAACAGAACTCGAAAAACTCCGAAACCGTCATCCAGACATCAACATTGTTTATGCTGATTATTACAACATTGCAATGCGTTTTTACCATTCTCCAAAACAATTTG GATTTAAAGAAACTTTGAAGGCATGCTGTGGAATTGGAGGTCTTTACAATTATAATTCGTCCAGATCTTGTGGTTATCCACCATTAAAAAGCTCTTGCAATGACCCTTCTTCGTATATAAGTT ATGGCATCCATTATACAGAAGCGGCCAACAAATGGCTTGCTAATGTTGTATTTGAAGATTTGATGAAATCCACAACCTGTGTCCCCTATTAA